From the genome of Paraburkholderia largidicola:
AGCGTGCCGATCCGGTCGCCCGCTTCGACGCCGAGCGCGATCAGCGCCTGAGCGAGCTGCTTCGCGCGCTGCTCGCAATCGCGGTACGTGTAGCGATGGACGTCGCCCTCGATGCGCTTCGACACGATTTCCGTCGTGCCGAAGTGGCGTGACGCATGCGCCAGCAGCGAAGAAACCGTCAGCGGCACGTCCATCATCTGTCCATAGAGCGGCGTCGTCATACGCGGATGTCTCCCAGAGGTGTGGTTTCTTCGGGTTGTTATTCGTGTCGGTATGCGCTTCAGATGCGCGCGCTGCAGCGCGGCAGGCGCGGACTTACAATATCGGTTAATAAAGAGGCGCTCAATATGTCGTTTTCCCCATGCAATGCAGGGTTATCCGGTTCCATGTCGACGGCCGCAGGCGCTATCGACAACCAGCGTGAAGGCAGCTTCGCCGCGCTCGGGAACGTCTTTCTGACACGCCTGCCAGCGGCGCCGTTGCCGGCGCCGTATGTCGTCGGCTTCGCGCCCGATGTCGCGGCGATGCTCGGTTTCGATTCGTCGCTGGCGAACGCGCCGGGCTTCGCCGAGTTCTTTTCGGGCAATACGACGCGGGAGTGGCCGGCGGCAGCGTTGCCGTATGCGTCGGTGTATTCGGGACATCAGTTCGGCGTGTGGGCAGGCCAACTGGGCGACGGACGCGCGCTCACGCTCGGCGAAGTCGAGCACGACGGCCGTCGCTTCGAGCTTCAGCTGAAAGGCGCCGGACGCACGCCCTATTCGCGCATGGGCGACGGACGCGCGGTGCTGCGCTCGTCGATCCGCGAATATCTGTGCTCGGAGGCGATGCATCACCTCGGCATTCCGACCACGCGCGCGCTCTGCGTGACGGGCTCCGATCAACCCGTGCGCCGCGAAGAAATGGAAACGGCCGCCGTCGTCACGCGCGTGTCGCCGAGCTTCGTGCGCTTCGGGCACTTCGAGCATTTCTACGCGAACGATCGTGTCGATGCGCTGCGCGCGCTGGCCGATCAGGTGATCGACCGATTCTATCCGGCGTGCCGCGAGGCCGAAGATCCGTATCTCGCGCTGCTGAACGAAGCCGTGCTGTCGACAGCCGATCTGGTCGCACAATGGCAGGCGGTCGGTTTCTGCCATGGCGTGATGAACACGGACAACATGTCGATTCTCGGCCTGACGATCGACTACGGTCCGTTCGGCTTCATGGACGGCTTCGACGCGAATCACATCTGCAACCACTCGGACTCGCAAGGCCGTTACGCGTACCGGATGCAACCGCAGATCGCGTACTGGAACCTGTTCTGTCTCGCGCAAGGTTTGCTGCCGCTGTTCGGCGAGCGTTATGACGATGCGCAACGCAGCGAGCGCGCGGTGCAGGACGCGCAGCGCGTGCTCGAAGGCTTCAAGGCACGCTTTGCGCCCGCGCTCGAAGCGCGGATGCGGGCCAAGCTCGGTCTCGACACGCAACGCGAAGGCGACGACGCGCTCGCCAACAAGCTGTTCGAGATCATGCACGCGAACCGCGCGGACTTCACGCTGACGTTCCGCAATCTGTCGAAACTGTCGAAGCACGATGCGAGCGGTGATACCAGCGTGCGCGACCTGTTTCTGGACCGCGTCGCGTTCGACGCCTGGGCAATCGACTACCGCGCGCGGCTGTCCCACGAAACACGCGACGACGCCGCGCGCGCCGAAGCAATGAACCGCGTGAACCCGAAGTACGTGCTGCGCAATCACCTGGCCGAGGCGGCGATCCGCCAGGCGAAGGAAAAGGATTTCTCCGAAGTCGAGCGCTTGGCCACCGTGCTGCGCCGCCCGTTCGACGAGCAACCCGACTTTGAAGCGTATGCGGGATTGCCACCCGACTGGGCGTCGTCGCTGGAAGTGAGCTGTTCGTCGTGAGCCTGCGGCCCTTCGCGCGGGCCCGCGCGGACGGGCTTGTACGACTGCATCAACCCGGCTGCGCTACAATTCGAGCCCAGATAGCGTCGCGTGCGGTCTGATCGTCACGTCGGCGTGGCCAGCGCTTTTCGGACGAATCGGACTGGCTCTCGCCGCCATTCGGCCGATCTCATCCGAACCATCGCAGACAGCGCGCACGATGCGCCCAACACTCTCCGGATTCCCAACCCGACAATGAAATTCCTGTTCGATCTGTTTCCGATCATCCTGTTCTTCGTCGCGTACAAGGTGTGGGGCATTTTCACGGCGACGGCAGTCGCGATCGCCGCCACGCTGGTGCAGATTGCGTGGGTCGCGTTCCGGCACCGCAAGGTCGACCCGATGCTGTGGGTGAGCCTCGGCGTGGTCACCGTATTCGGCGGCGCGACGCTGGTGCTGCACAACGACACCTTCATCAAATGGAAGCCGACCGTGCTGTACTGGGCGTTTTCGGTGGCGCTGGTGGTGTCCGCGCTCGCGTTCAACAAGAACCTGATCGAAGCGATGATGGGCAAGCAGATCCAGTTGCCGCATCGCATCTGGGGCCAGCTGAACTACGTGTGGGCGATCTTTTTCGTGCTGCTCGGCATTCTCAATCTGTTCGTCGCGTTCAATTTCTCCACCGACGCGTGGGTCAATTTCAAGCTGTTCGGCGCGACGGGCTGTCTGGTCGTCTTTATCGTCGGACAGAGTTTGTGGCTGTCGAAGTATATGAAGGAAGAGTGACATGAGCGACGATGTTTTCCTGCAGGCCAGCCCTGCCGAGCGTATCGCGCTGATCGAAGCGCGTATCACGGCGGCGCTCGCGCCTGTCGATTCGATTACCGTGCGCGACGACAGTGCGCTGCATGCGGGTCATGCGGGCGCGTCGGCGGGCGGTCACTACGCGGTGACGATCGTGGCCGCCGCCTTTGCCGGCAAGGCTCGCGTGGCGCGGCACCGCATGGTGTATGATGCGCTGGCCGATGCCATGCAGCGCGGCATCCACGCTCTCGCCATCACGGCTTACACGCCAGAAGAATTCAATTTGCTGTCCCGTTAGGAAACTTCCGATGACCTTGAAAAACACCCGCTACTGGGTTTTGCTGGCTGCATTTGCGGCCGCACCTGCATTCGCACAGAACATCGCCGTCGTGAACGGCACGCCGATTCCGAAGTCGCGCGCCGATGCACTGGTTGCCCAACTCGTGCAACAGGGTCAACAGGATTCGCCGAAGCTGCAACAGGCCGTTCGTGAAGAACTCGTGAACCGTGAAATCCTGATGCAGGAAGCGATCCGCGAAGGGATTCCGTCGAAGCCGGACGTCAAGGCGCAGGTCGCGGTTGCGCAGCAGACTGTGGTGCTGCGTGCGCTGATCGAGAACTTCGTGAAGAAGAACCAGCCGAGCGACGCCGAAGTGAAGGCGAAGTACGACGAGCTGGTCAAGCAGATTGGCGGCAAGGAATATCACCTGCACCACATCCTCGTCGACAACGAGCAGCAGGCGAAGGATCTGATCGCGAAGATCAAGGCTGGCGCAAGCTTCGAAGACCTTGCGAAGCAGTTCTCGAAGGACCCGGGTTCGGGCAAGAATGGTGGCGACCTCGACTGGTCGGATCCGAAGGCCTATGTGCCTGAGTTTGCCGCTGCCGCGGAGAAGCTGCAGAAAGGCCAGATGACGGATACGCCGGTGCATACGCAGTTTGGCTGGCATATCATCCGCGTCGATGATGTGCGGCAGACGCCGCCGCCGCCTTTTGAGCAGGTCAAGGCTCAGATCGCGCAGCAGATGCAGCAGGAGAAACTGCAGGCGTTTGAAGAGGACCTTCGGTCCAAGGCTAAAGTGCAGTAAGGTTTTTTTGCGTGCTTTCGCACGGGAGGGCCGCCTTTGGGCGGCTTTTTGTTTTTGTGGTTTTGGTTTTTGTTTTTTTGCGCTCGCGCGCCGTTTGCATCTTCCGCCTCTGCGCTGGCATCCGCGATTTGTTAGCGTGCTTCACGCGTCGCCCCTGTGCGGGGCGGCACCTACTTTTCTTTGCCGCCGCAAAGAAAAGTAGGCAAAAGAAAGCGGCTCACACCGCCAATCCTTGTTCTTATCCACGGGCCCCCAACGTCCCCACACTTCACATGGCAACGCGCCAGTCCGCGCTCGTTGCAAACGCTTTGAATAGAAGCCTCACCCGCTTCAGACACCCGCACAAGGGCCAGCGGCACCAAATGGTTTGTGCCGCCGAGGTGGCAAACGGTGTGCAGGTTGTTGCGCCATACAGGTTAGCGCTCTTATCAGAAACACCAACCGTGCTACCCAGTCCGAAGTGATGCGTGTATGGCACGAAAGCCTGCACACAGTTTGCCACCTGGGCGGCTGTGGACTATCTGGTAGCGCGTGCTGTGACGCGGGCGCGTGAAGCGGGTGAGGCGCTCATTCAGAGCGTTGGCAACGGGCGTCGATCAGCGCGTTGCCGTGAGAAGCGTAGGACCAGTTGGGGCCCTCAGGCACGAACAAGAACTGGCGGTGTGAGCCGCTTTCTTTTGCCTACTTTTCTTTGCGGCGGCAAAGAAAAGTAGGTGCCGCCCCGCACAGGGGCAACGCGTGAAGCACGAAGGCAAAGCGCGGATGCCAGCGAAAACCAAAACCCAAAACCAAACCAAACCGCCAGCGCCCGCGCAGGGCAAAAAATCACCCTAACCACTTCCGTGCATTCTGAAACACCCGCATCCACGGGCTGCCATCCGTGGCACTTTGCTTCCACGCATCGGGATGCCAGCTCATCTGCACATTGCGATGCACACGCTCGGTATGCGGCATGAGCACCGTAAACCGCCCATCGGGCGTAGTCACAGAAGTAATCCCAGCCGGCGACCCATTCGGATTGAACGGATACTGTTCAGTCGACTGCCCACGATGATCGACATACTTCATCGCGACAGCCACACGCGCCATATCCCCTTGCTGCGAGAAGTCAGCAAAGCCCTCGCCGTGCGCCACGGCAACCGGAATCCGCGAGCCTTCCATGCCGGCAAAGAAAATCGACGGCGACGACTGCACCTCAACCAGCGAGAAGCGCGCTTCAAACTTCTCCGACTTGTTGCGCGTGAACTTCGGCCAGGCATCCGCGCCAGGAATCATCGAAGCAAGGCTGCTCATCATCTGACAGCCATTGCAGATGCCCAGCGCAAACGTGTCGTTGCGACCGAAGAACGCCGCAAACATATCGGCCAGTTGCGCATTGAAGCGAATCGTCTTCGCCCAGCCCTCGCCCGCGCCCAGCACGTCACCATACGAGAACCCGCCGCACGCGACTGCGCCCGCAAAATCAGCCAGCGTCGCGCGGCCCGACAGCAGGTCGCTCATGTGGACGTCATGCGCATCGAAGCCCGCACGATCGAATGCATACGCAGTTTCGAGGTGCGAGTTCACGCCCTGCTCACGCAGGATCGCCACACGCGGACGCGCGCCCTTGCCGATGAACGGCGCCGCCACGTCCTCCACAGGATCGAACGACAGATGCGGCTGGATGCCGGGGTCCGACGCGTCGAGCAGTGCATCGAATTCCGCATCGGCGCACGCCGGGTTGTCGCGCAGACGCGAGATTCGCCAGCTCACTTCACTCCACGTGCGATGCAGTTCGGCACGCGGTGCATCGAAAATCTTCTTCGCGTCACGGTAGATTTCGACCATGTCGCGATCATTCGGCTTGCCGATCACATGCGAGCACGCCGACAGGCCATGTTCGCGCAGTGCTGCGAGCACCGCGTCGCGATCGCCGGCACGCACCTGGACCACCGCGCCGAGTTCTTCGTTGAACAGCGCGCGGATCGTGCGGTCTTCGCGGCGGCCGCTGGTCTGCTTCGCCCAGTCCTTCGCGTCGCCGTAATCGAATTCGTGATTGGGGTCGAGCGTCAGCATGTCGACGTTCAGCGACACGCCCACATGGCCCGCGAACGCCATTTCGCAAACCGTCGCCCACAGCCCGCCGTCCGAGCGGTCGTGGTACGCGAGCAGCTTGCCGCCCGCGTTGAGCGCCTGGATCGCCGCAAAGAAGCGCTTCAGATCTTCCGGATCGTCGACGTCAGGCACCGTGTCGCCGACCTGCTGCGTCACCTGCGCGAGAATACTCCCGCCCAGACGGTGCTTGCCGCGGCCCAGGTCGATCGCAATCAGCACCGTTTCGCCTGCTTCCTTCGGGCTCAGCAGTTGCGGCGTCAGATGGCGGCGCACGTCTTCGACGGGCGCGAAAGCGGAGATGATCAGCGACACAGGCGCGACCACTTCCTTCTCGACGTTGCCGTCCGCCCACTTCGTGCGCATCGACAGCGAGTCCTTGCCGACGGGAATGCCGATACCGAGCGCCGGGCACAGTTCCATGCCGATCGCCTTCACCGTGTCGTACAGCGCTGCGTCTTCGCCGGGGCTCCCGCAGGCCGCCATCCAGTTCGCCGACAGCTTCAGTTTGTCCAGCGACGCGATCGGCGCCGCCGCGATGTTCGTCACCACTTCGCCAACGGCCATGCGTCCCGATGCGGGCGCGTCGATCACGGCGAGCGGCGTGCGCTCGGCCATCGTCATCGCTTCACCGCGGAAGCCTGCGTAATCGACCGTCGTGATCGCGCAGTCGGCGACGGGCACCTGCCACGGGCCGACCATCTGGTCCCGCGCCGTCGTGCCACCCACTGAGCGGTCGCCGATCGTGATGAGGAACGACTTGCTGGCGACGGTCGGATGACGCAGCACGTTGACGGCCGCCTCGTGCAGCGCCACGTGCGTGACGTCGACGGGTTGCAGCGGCGTCGACACGCGCGTCACATCGCGATGCATGCGCGGCGGCTTGCCGAGCAGGACCTCCATCGGCATATCGACGGGCTGATGCGCGCCCGCTTCCGTCAGATCGGCGTCGATCAGCTTCAGTTGACGCTCTTCAGTCGCCGTGCCGACCACCGCGAACGGGCAACGCTCGCGCTCGCAGATCGCCGCAAATTCTTCGAGACGCGACGGCGGAATGGCCAGCACGTAACGCTCTTGCGCTTCGTTCGACCAGATTTCGCGCGGCGACAGGCCGCTTTCTTCCAGCTGGACCTTGCGCAGCTCGAACAGCGCACCCTTGTCCGCGCCGTCGACCAGCTCAGGGAATGCATTCGACAGACCACCCGCGCCGACGTCGTGAATGCTCAGAATCGGGTTGCCCTCGCCCAGCTGCCAGCACGAGTTGATCACTTCCTGCGCGCGCCGTTCGATTTCCGGGTTGCCGCGCTGGACGGAATCGAAGTCGAGTTCGGCCGTATTGGTGCCCGTCGCCATCGAGCTCGCTGCGCCGCCGCCCATGCCGATACGCATGCCGGGGCCGCCGATCTGGATCAGCAGCGAGCCGGGCGGCAGATCGTGCTTGTGCGTGTGCTGGTCGGAGATGTTGCCGAGACCGCCCGCGATCATGATCGGCTTGTGATAGCCGCGCACGCGGCCCGCGACGTTCTGCTCGTACGTGCGGAAGTAGCCGCCGAGGTTCGGACGGCCGAATTCGTTGTTGAACGCAGCGCCGCCGAGCGGCCCGTCGATCATGATCTGCAGCGGCGACGCGATGCGGTCCGGGCGACCGTAGGTGTCGAACTGGTCGGCTGCGTTGCGATGGCCGATGGGTTGCGTGGCGTCGCGGGCGTTTTCCCACGGCTCGCGCGCATCGGGCAGATCGAGGTTCGACACGGTGAAGCCCGTCAGACCCGCCTTCGGACGCGCGCCGCGGCCCGTCGCGCCTTCGTCGCGGATTTCACCGCCCGCGCCCGTCGCGGCGCCCGGGAACGGCGAGATGGCCGTCGGGTGGTTGTGCGTCTCCACCTTCATCAGCGTGTGCGTCAACTCGGTGTGACGGCCGTAGCGCTCGCCCGGCTCGTCGGCATTCGCAGCCTTACGCGGGAACCAGCGCTCAGCCAGGCCGCCCGCCATGATCGACGAGTTGTCCGAGTACGCGACGATCGTGCCTTGCGGATTGAGCTTCTCGGTGTTGCGGATCATGTTGAACAGCGAGATGTCCTGCGCCTCGCCGTCGATCGTCCAGCTCGCGTTGAAGATCTTGTGGCGGCAGTGCTCGCTGTTGGCCTGCGCGAACATCATCAGTTCGACATCGGTCGGATTGCGGCCGAGCTTCGTGAATGCGTCGACGAGATAGTCGATTTCGTCCTCGGCGAGCGCGAGACCGAGTTCCGTGTTCGCCTTCTCCAGCGCCTTGCGGCCGTCCGTCAGCACCGCGACCGTTTGCAGCGCCTTGGCGGGCAGTTCGTCGAACAGGTGCATCGCGTGATCGCGCGACGGCGCGACGCTTTCCGTCATCCGGTCATGCAGCGCGGCGACGACAGCGGCACGCGCCTCGTCCGACAGCGCCTTCTTGCCGCCGAGCAGCCCGCTTTTCAGCACGACCGTGTACTCGATGCCGCGCTCGATGCGGCGCACATGCGTCAAGCCGCAGTGAAGCGCGATATCGGTGGCCTTGCTCGCCCACGGCGACACGGTGCCGAAGCGCGGCACCACGAGGAAAGTTTCGACGGCGCCCTTGTCCTTGCCGGCGTCGAATGGATCGCCGTAGTGCATCAGCGCTTCGATCTTCGCGCTGTCTTCCGCGGCAAGCGGCGTCTGCGAGTTCACGAAATGCAGATACTGGCCGCGCACGCCGACGATGTTGGCGTCGATGCGCGACAACGTGTCGAGCAGGCGGGTTTGACGGAAATCGGAAAGGGCCGAAGCGCCGGGGAAACACGAGAAGTGAGCCATGGACTTGACGTTGCGTCGATCGGTTGCGTCGCTGGGTGCCGCGCGCGATTGCTTTGGCAACCGCTCGGACAGTCGCGCGTGGAGGCGACGTGAGGCGTAAGGAAGTCGGAGATTATAACCCGGGAAGGCCCGGCAGACCTGCCCTGCGTGACGCGCCGCGCGCTTTGGCGGCGTGTCCCTGCTGGCCGCACGCCTCGCCGGCAGCACCACGGGCCTTTTTGGGATGCGTTTCCGGCCATTCGTGGTAGGCGAATCGCGCGATCCTGCTCGCCGCTGTTCCATCCGTGCACCACCGTCGAGCGATGCTTCCAGCGGAGAACGGCAGCGTGCCGGACGGGTCGTTTGACTGATATCATTCGGCCTTTCATCAGATCGGTGCAGCAGCGGCTGTCGCGCTGCGCCGCATGTCAAGTCATACGCCTGGCCCCACGCGTGCCGCCGGCAACACGAATTAACCATGGATGTCATTGTCATTGGCGGCGGGATCGTCGGCGTCGCTACCGCCTATCAGCTTCGCGCTGCCGGTCATCGGGTGTGCGTCGTCGAACGGCACGCCACCGTCGCACAGGGCGCCACTTACGGCCACGGCGGCACTTTGCTGCCCACGCCACTCGATGTGTGGTTCGGCCCGACCTTCATGCAGCACCGTCAGGCCGCCAAAAGCGGCGTCATCAAAAAGGCGGGCTTCAACGGGCAGGTGCGCGATTTCGTCCGCACACTCGCAGCGCTCGCCGAGCCCGAGGCGTTCAAGAGGCAGTTTTCGCTGCTGCGTCCGCTGATCGAATCGGCGCGCCAGTCGCTCGCCGACATCGAGCATCACTTCAATCTGGAATTCGAGCGGACGAACGGACAGCTGTATCTGGTGCGCAGCCAGCAGGACTGGGACCTCACGCATTCCGCGCTCGACCTGCTGCGCCAGTTCGAGGTGCCGCATCACGTGCTGAGCCCGCAGGAATGCCAGACCATCGAGCATTCGATTCCGCTCGAACCGCATTTCGCGGGCGGCGTGCTGTTCGACGACGAAGGCACGGCGAACTGTCCGCTGTTCGCGAAGCTGATCAAGCAGACGCTCGATGTGCAAGGCGGCGTGCAGTTTCAGTGCGGCCGTGAAGTGACGGGCATCCGCCTCGACAACCAGCGTGCGGCCGTCGAACTGGCGCCCGCCAACGGCGAATCGTCGCGCTCGCGCGAAGTCGATGTGATCAGCGCGGACGCCGTGGTCGTTGCGGCGGGCGTGGGCAGTCTCGCGCTGCTGGAAAAGCTCGGGCTGAATCTGCCGCTGCATCCGCTGCGTCTGCACAACCTCGTCGCGCCGATCGCGCGCGAGGAGTTCGCGCCCCATACGACGGTCATCGATGCCGTCAAACGCATCACGATCACGCGCAGCAATCACCGGCTGCGCATCGCGGGCGGCGCGGTGCTGCAAAGCGCCAGCCAGACCCGGCTGCCGCTGCCCGAGCCGCTGACGAAAGAAGCGCTCGCGCTGCTCAGCCAGGCGACGCACGACTGGGTGCCGGGTTCGGCGCGCATTTCGGCCGCATTGCCGTGGGAAGGCGTGAAACTGTTGTCGCCGGACGGCCTGCCTGTGACGGGTAATGCGCTGCATCCGCGGCTATTCGTGAACGCGGCGCATGGCCCCGTCGGCTGGGGCCTCGCATGCGGCTCGGGCAAGCTGATTGCGAGCCTCGTTTCCGGCGCGCCGTCGGAATTGCCGCCTGACACGATCGCGGCGCTTCGCCCCGAACGCTTCAACGGATAACAGCTTCCGGCACGGGACGGTCACTCGTCCTATGCCATTGCGCGTGCTGGCTACGGCACGCGCATTGCCACTACCATGGGCGTACCTCGTTGCTCTCGTACGCTGCCATGACCCAACCCTCCGCCCCTTCTCTCCACGACGGTCTCGTCAAGCCGTATGACCGGCCGTTTGCGCTTCTGAGCGTCGCCGAATTGCGCGCGCTCGAAAAGAACGCCGAGGCGACGCTGCCCGCCCACACGCTGATGGGCCGCGCCGGCCGCGCCGGCGCGCGCTTCCTGCTCGAACATATCCATCTCGACGGGACTACCGATCCGTACCAGCCGGTGTGGCTCGTAGCCGGGCCTGGCAATAACGGCGGCGACGCGCTCGTCGTTGCGGCTGAACTGCAACGCGCCGGTATCAAGGTCGAAGTCTGCATGCCCGTCGAAGTGAAGCCCGACGACGCCCTTTGGGCGCTGGCCGAAGCGCGTGCGGCGGGCGTGCCGATTTCGAACGAAGTGCCGGACTCGTTCGACGATTACAGCTGGGTTGTCGACGGCATGTTTGGTATCGGGCTGGCACGGCCGCTGGACGGCGTGTTCGCGTCGATTGCCGGGCAGTTGTCCGCGCGCGCAAAACGGCGCGGCCGCGTTCTCGCGCTCGACGTGCCGAGCGGGCTGGACAGCGATACGGGCAATGTCGTCGGAGGCGGTGGCGCCGTTCGCGCGACGCACACCGTGACGTTCATTGGCGCGAAGCCAGGTCTTTACATGGCCTCGGGACGCGACCTTGCGGGCGATGTGACCGTCGCGTCCATCGGCCTCGAATGGCCTTCCGAACCGCCCGTCCGGCTCAACGGGCCCGCCCTCTTCGTCCCCCACTTCCCGCCGCGCGATTACTCGACGCACAAAGGCACGTTCGGCAGCATGGCCGTCGTAGGCGGCGATACGGGCATGTGCGGTGCGCCGATTCTCGCCGCGCGCGCCGCGCTATACGCGGGCGCGGGCAAGGTCCATGTCGCGTTTCTCGGCGCGGGCAGCCCGCCCTACGACCCGCCACATCCTGAACTGATGTTGCATCCGCTCGACGAACTGCCGCTCGCGGAGATGGACGCGCTGTCGATCGGCTGCGGGATGGGCAAGCGCGAGCGCGCGGTCGACGTGCTGCGCACCGTGCTGCCGCTCGACGTGCCGAAACTGCTGGACGCCGACGCGCTGAATCTCATCGCCGGTCACGCCGATCTCGCCGCAACCGTGAAGCAGCGCGGCGAGTCTGCGAACGATCCGTGCGTGCTGACGCCTCATCCGCTCGAAGCAGCGCGCCTGCTCGGTACCGACGCGAAAAGCGTTCAGCGCGACCGGCTGGAAGCGGCGCGCGCACTGGCCGCGCGGTATGCGAGCGTCATCGTGCTGAAAGGCACGGGCACGGTGATCGCGGCGCCGGACGGGCGCGTCGCCGTCAACCCGACAGGCAACGCCGCGCTCGCGACGGGCGGTACGGGCGACGTGCTCGGCGGGTTGATCGGCGCATTGCTCGGACAAGGTCTGCCGCGCTACGAAGCAGCGCTTGCGGGCGTCTTTTTGCACGGTTTCGCCGCCGACGCGCTTACCGCACGCGGCAAAGGTCCAGCCGGCCTCACAGCGGGCGAGCTTGCGCCGATGGTGCGCAAGTTGTTGAACCGGCTCGTCTATCCGTTACAGGATTGACGGCACGGGCGTGCTGCCGCGAGCATCCCGCTATCTGGCGACGCGTCCCATCTATCCCGGCTGTCATCCTGGCCCGCTATACTGATTGACTGCGTCGTGCGGCCGTCCATCGGCCGAGACGCGAACCGCAGACGCCCGCTGACGGGGCACGAGACACGCCGCCGCGCATCCGGCGACCGTACCGCTCAGCCAACCGCGCGTCTGCAGATCACCCCCGGCACGCCCGATGCGCGGCCGGCCATTCGTTTTCCTTCGTTAGACGGACGGTTATGACTCTCAACTCGCTCCCCGCCTGGAACTCGCTGCAAACACACTACGA
Proteins encoded in this window:
- a CDS encoding NAD(P)H-hydrate dehydratase, translating into MTQPSAPSLHDGLVKPYDRPFALLSVAELRALEKNAEATLPAHTLMGRAGRAGARFLLEHIHLDGTTDPYQPVWLVAGPGNNGGDALVVAAELQRAGIKVEVCMPVEVKPDDALWALAEARAAGVPISNEVPDSFDDYSWVVDGMFGIGLARPLDGVFASIAGQLSARAKRRGRVLALDVPSGLDSDTGNVVGGGGAVRATHTVTFIGAKPGLYMASGRDLAGDVTVASIGLEWPSEPPVRLNGPALFVPHFPPRDYSTHKGTFGSMAVVGGDTGMCGAPILAARAALYAGAGKVHVAFLGAGSPPYDPPHPELMLHPLDELPLAEMDALSIGCGMGKRERAVDVLRTVLPLDVPKLLDADALNLIAGHADLAATVKQRGESANDPCVLTPHPLEAARLLGTDAKSVQRDRLEAARALAARYASVIVLKGTGTVIAAPDGRVAVNPTGNAALATGGTGDVLGGLIGALLGQGLPRYEAALAGVFLHGFAADALTARGKGPAGLTAGELAPMVRKLLNRLVYPLQD